In Anaeromyxobacter diazotrophicus, the genomic window GGCGGCCCTCGCGCGCGACGCCCGCCACCTCGCCTCCTCCGTCGAGCTGGCGCGGCTGGCGCTGGCGCAGGGCGACTACCCCGCCGTGCGCGAGGCGACGGCGCGCGTGCTCGCGCCGGAGGCCCAGGCCGAGGCGGGGCCGCTCCTGCGGGCGCGGGCGCACCTCCTGGCCGGCGAGGCGATGCAGCGCGCGCTGGGCGAGGACGTCGAGCGCGGGCTCGCTGCCTCCGAGCAGGAGCTCGAGGCGGCCACCCGTGAGGCGCCGGGCGACGTGGAGGCGCGGCTCGCCCTGGCGGCGTTCGAGGGCGACCACGGCACGCCGGAGAAGGCCCTCGCGGCGCTGGGGCCGCCCGGGAGCAAGGACCCCCGCCTCGCCGCGGCCCAGGCGAGGGCGCTGGCGGCGCAGGGGCGCGTGCTCGACGCCGTGACCGCGCTCGACCTCGCGCTCGCCGACGCGGCCGGGGACGCGCGGCTGCTCTTCGCGAAGGGCCTCGTGCTCTGGCAGAGCGGCAAGCGCCCCGAGGGCGAGAAGCTGTGGGCCGAGGCCACCGCGCGCGATCCGTCGGCGTGGGAGCCGCACCTCGCGCTGGGCCGGGCGCTCCTCGCCGGCGGCGAGCTCGACCGCGCCGAGAAGGAGCTGGCGCTGGCCCTCGAGAAGGAGCCGCGGCTGGCGGCGTCGCACGCCGCGCGGGCCGACCTGCTCCTCGCGCGCGGGGACCTGCCCGCCGCCGAGGCGGAGTACCGGCAGGCCCTCGCGCTCGACGCCAGCGGGGCCGCGGCGCTCCTCGGGCTGGCCCAGGTGGCGGATCGCCGCGGTGAGGCGGCGGCGGCCCGCGCCGGCCTGGAGCGCGCGCTGCGCATCGAGCCGCGGCTGGCGGCGGCGCAGGCGGCCTACGGCGACCTGCTGTGGCGCGCCGGCGACCGGGCCGGGGCGCGCAAGGCGCTCGCCCAGGCGGCGACGCTCGACTCCCGCGACGCCCGCGCGCGCGGGCGCCTCGGCGCGGTGGAGCTCGAGCTGGGCGAGGTGGACGCGGCCCTGTCCGATCTGCTCGCCGCGAGCAACCTCGACGTCGGCTCGGCCGAGATCCGCGGCTGGTACGGCCGGGCGCTGGTGGCGAAGCGCGAGCTGCCGGCGGCGGTCGAGCAGCTGCGCAAGGCGATCGAGCTCGAGCCCGGCCGCGCCGAGCACCAGCTCCAGCTCGGCCAGGCGCTCGAGAAGCAGGGCAACCCGTCGGAGGCGGTGGACGCGTACCGCGCCGCCCAGGCCCTGGCGCCGGACCGCCTCGAGCCGTACGAGCTCCTGGCCGGGGTCTACGCGGCGCAGAACCGCTGCGCGGAGGCGCTGCCGCTGCTCGAGAAGGGGCTCAAGCTCGCGCCCAAGGAGCAGCGGCTCCGCGTCGCGGCGGGCGACTGCAAGGCGCGGCTCGGCCACCACGCCGAGGCGGTGGCCCTCTTCCAGCGCGCCCTCCAGGAGGACCCGTCGCAGGTCGGGCTGTACTACCGGATCGGCGAGGCCGAGCGCGCGGCGGGCCGCTCGCGCGAGGCGCTCCCGTGGTTCGAGCGGGCCGCCCGGGCCGAACCGAAGAACGCGATGCCGAACTACTACCTGGGCTTCGCCTACAAGGAGCGGGGGCAGCGCGCCCGCGCGGTCGAGGCGTTCCGCGCCTACCTGGCGGCGCGCCCCGACGCCGACGACCGGGCCGACATCGAGCGCGAGATCGAGGACCTGGGCGGCAAGCCGTAGCGGCCCACCACCGCCTCCGGCGCGCGCTGCGCCCGTTTCGCGGTTGACGCGCCGAGTCGTCCGAGCTAAGCCGCGCGACGGCTCCGGCGTCGCCGCGAGCGCCTCACTCGCAGGTCGGGAGGAACGATGACCCCCTACGCCCTCATGGCGTCGCTGCTCCTCGCGCAGGCGCCCGCGCCCGCCCCGGCGCCCACCCCGGCGCCCACCCCGGCGCCCACCGCGCCCGGCTCGGCGGCCCCAGCGGCCCCGGCGGCGGCGCCCGCGCCGGCGTCGGAGGGGCTGCAGGCGCTCCCCACGCTCACGCTGGAAGAGGCGCTGCGCGAGGCGCAGGCGAAGAACCTCGACCTGCGGGTGGCGCGCGAGCGGCTGGAGCAGTCGCGCGAGCTGCACGCGAAGGCGTGGTCGGCCTACCTGCCGCAGGTGGTCGCGACCGGCGCCTTCACGCACTACGACGTCCCCGACGTCACCTTCGCCACGCCGACCGGGTACGACATCCGCACGGTGGGGACGCCCGCGGTGGACCCGAACCCCGGGCTGCCGGGCACCCCGTCGCCCTACGCGCTCGTGCCCACCGGGATGGAGAACATCCTCATCCAGAAGCAGAACCAGCTCGCGGCGCAGGTGCAGGCGACCCAGGCGCTCTTCGCCCCGCAGGCCTGGTTCGGCATCGCCGCCGCGAACGCCGGCGAGCGGCTCTCGGCCCACAACGTGGAGGGCGCCCGGCGGGACATCCTCTTCGGCGCCGCCCAGGCCTACTACGGCGCGGCGAGCCTGAAGCAGGTGGTCATCATCGACCAGCGCCAGCTCGCCATCGCGCTCGACCACGAGCGCGACGCGCGGGTGCGCTACGACGCCGGCACGACGCCCAAGGTCTCCCTGCTGCGGGCGCAGATCGACCGGTCGCGCGCCGAGCAGGACCTGAAGCGCGCGCAGAACGGCTATCAGGGCGCGCGCGTCTCGCTCGCGACGCTGCTCGGGCGCGAGCGGGCCGACTTCGAGGTGGACGTGCCCCCCGCGCCGCAGCTCCCGCCCAACCCGGCCTCGCTGGAGGAGGACGCGCTCCGGCTCCGGCCCGACGTGCTCGCCACGCGCGAGCAGGTGAACGTGGCCGAGAACAACCGCAGCGGCACCCTCACCCGCTACCTGCCGTCGGTGGGCGCCTTCGCCCGCTGGCAGTACGCCAACGTGACCGGCTTCACCGGCAAGACCACCTCCTGGGCCGTCGGGCTCCAGGCGAGCTGGACCATCCTCGACGGCTTCCTGCGCGAGTCGGACCTGCGCGAGAACGCGTCCAAGGTGCGCGAGGCGGAGGCGGCGCGGGAGAGCACGGCCCTCAAGGCGCGCGACGAGGTGGAGCGGGCGCGGCTCGACCTCGACAGCGCCGTCGCGAACCGCCAGAAGGCCAAGGAGCAGCTGGAGCTGTCGCGGGAGAACCAGAAGCTGGTGGACGTGAACTACAAGGCGGGCGCCGCCACCTACCTCGAGGTCTCCGACGCGAACCTGGCGCTCCTCACCGCCGAGCTGAGCCAGGTGAACGAGTCGCTCAACGCCGACCTGGCCGCGCTGCGGCTGCTCAAGGCGGCCGGCCAGTTCGACCCGAAGTAGGGGAGTCGGGGGTCCCCGAAAAGCACGAAGCCGGTCGCCCTCGCGGGCGGCCGGCTTCGCGTTTCTCCAGCCCGTGAAGTCGCGGCTACATGCCCGCGTCGGCGCCGCCGGTCGTGCTCGACCCCTCGGCCCCCTTCTTGTGGTGCTTCTTCTTCGAGGTCTTCTTCTTCGTCTTCTTGGTGGTGGTGGTGCTGGTCGAGGTGTCCGCGCCGGCCGAGCTGCCGGTCGCCGAGCCGCCGGTCGTGCCGCTCGGGGCCGGCTGGTCGCTGGGGGCCGCGCCCGCGCCGCCGCTCTGGGCCAGGGCCGGAGCCGACGCGAAGAGGAAGAGGGCTGCCACCATCATGCTGAGCTTGCGCATGTCGATTTCTCCTTGGGCGGGGGAAGAGCCCCGCACGGCCCGGAACATGAGCATCGCCCGTGCCACCGCGCAGCGGCCGGCGCCCGCCCCGGATCCAGGGGGACGCTCACGGGCCGCGCGAGGCAGAAGCCCCCGGATCGGTGAAGAGGTTCGGGGCGGCTTCACGATCGGTGCGGGGCGCCGCGCCCCGCCGAGCCCGGCGGCCGGGCCCTCGCCCCCGATCGGCTCAGCGCCCGCGCGCCGCGGCCCGCGCGACCGCCTGGGCGGCCATGGCGGCGAGCGCCAGCACGAGCTCCCGCTCGGAGTCGTCGAGCCGGCGCGCCTGCCCGAACCCGAGCCCCAGCGCCCCGACGGCGCGGCCGTCGGCGAGGAGCGGGACGGCGGCCCAGGCCTGCTCGCCGCGGGCGCGCGGCAGCTCCACCACGCTCGGGTAGACCTGCGAGAGCGCCTCGAAGGACTCGATCCAGAGCGGCGCGCGCGTGCGGTACGCCTCTGCCACCAGCGAGTGCGCGTCGACGCGGAAGGTGCGCCACTGCTCGAGCAGCTCCTTCGGCCAGCCGTAGGCGTACGCGATGGAGAGCTCCTCCTCGCCATCGCCGACCGCCAGCGCGAGCGTGCCGGTCTTGGCGCCGAGCGCGGCGAGGCCGTTGTCGAAGACGAGGCGCCCCACCGCCTCGGGGAGGAGCGGCGCCGAGAGCGAGATGACGAGCGCCTGGAGCCGCTTGAGGCCGACCAGGGCGCGCTCGGCCTCGATCCGCGCGTGCCGCTCCACGTCCGCGCTCTCGGCGGCGCGGTCGCGCGCGAAGCGCTCGGCGGCGATGGACCGGGCGTTGTCGAGCGCCAGCGCCGCCGGCACGGTGAGCTTCTGGGCGGCGACCAGGTCGTCCTCGGCGAAGCGCGCCGGCTGCGCCGCGCGCATGAGCGTGACGCCGCCGATGATGCGGTCGCGGGCCTGGAGCGGGAGCACCAGCATCGAGTGCGGCGCGAGCGCCTGCAGCGCGGCCAGGTGGCGCTCGTCGTGGGCGGCCCAGCGCAGCACCTCCTCGCTCACGTCGCGGACGAGGCGCGGGGCGCCGTCGCGGATGGACTGGGCGGTCAGGGTGGCCCAGCCCGGGCCCGGCGCCACCGAGCGGAACTTCGCCGCCAGGTCGGCCTTGGCCGGGTCGGCGTGGGCGACCTTCACCCGACGTGGGATGCCTGCCTCGTCGACGAGGTGGATGAAGCCCCAGTCGGCGAAGCGCGGCACGAAGGCGGCCGCCACCGTGCGCAGCGTGGCGCGGTAGTCGAGCGCGTCGGTGAGGAGCTGGATCTCGAACGGCTCCACCTCGCGGCGGCCGTCGGCCAGGGCGCGGGCGGCGCGCTCGGCCTGCGACAGCGGGACGGAGGGCACGTCGGCCGGGACGTCGTCGTCCAGGGTCGGCAGCGCGCTGGACTCCGGCGGCGTGCCGGGAGGAGGAGGCGTCGGCGCAGGCATGGCAGCTCCGAGGAGAGGACGTCGAGGCAGGTATCGCTCCCCGTCGGGCTCGCCGTCAAGCTGTCCTGCCGCGCCGCGTCACGGCCCCACGGCGGGCGCGGCGACGACGGTGTTTCGCCCGTTCTGCTTGGCGCGGTGGAGGGCGCGCTCGACCGCCGCCAGCAGCTGCTGCTCGGTGCGGCCGGGCTCGAACTTGGTCAACCCGAAGGAGACGGTGACCCCGACGCTCACCGTCACGGCGACGTCCTTCTCCTTCCCCTCGAGCCGGAGCCGGGCCCGCTCGACGGCGCGCCGGATGCGCTCGGCCAGCGTCTTCGCGCCGCTCAGCGGCGTCTCGCGCGAGAGGACGACGAACTCCTCGCCGCCGAAGCGCGCCAGCACGTCCTCCTTGCGGACGGCGCCCTGCAGCACGTTCGCCACCGCCTTCAGCACCTCGTCGCCGGCGGCGTGGCCGTGCGCGTCGTTGACGCGCTTGAAGTGGTCGATGTCCACGAGCAGCAGCGCGAGCGGGCGGGCGTGGCGCTGCGCCGACGAGAGCTCGGCGCTGAGCCGCTCCATGAAGTGGCGCCGGTTGTAGAGCCCGGTGAGCGGCTCGTGCAGCGCGCCCTGCGCCAGCTTGTGCTGGTACTCCGCCTCGACGTGGTCGGAGAGGACGAACTTGAGCGTGGTGTGGGCGCCGACCTGGAACCGCCCCCCGTCCTGGAGCACCGCCTCCTTCACCCGCTCGCCGCCGATCCAGGTGCCGTTGGCGCTGCCGAGGTCGGCGAGGCGCGCCTCGCGCTCGCGGGCGGTGAGGCTGGCGTGGCGGCGCGAGACGCCGTCGTCGAAGAGCTGGACGTCGGCGTCGGCGCTCCGGCCGAGGACGAGCTCCCGGCCGGCGGGGATCGCGAACACCTCGCCGAACTGCGGGCCGGAGAGGACGAGCAGGTACGGGCGCTGCTCGGCCGGCGCCTCGGGACGGACCGGCGTCGTGAAGGTCTGCTCGACCAGCGCGGGGCGCTTCTCGGGCATGGCCCCATCCTACCGCAGCGCCGCGCCCCCTGGGGGGCGCGCGGGCGCCGGCGCTCAACCGGCCGCGGCGGCCGGGAAGTCGCGCCCGTCGATGAACGTGTGGAGCTGGCCGATGAGCCACTCCTTCTCGTCCAGCATGAGGCGGATCACGTCGCGCATCGAGATGATGCCCACCACCTCGCCGCGCTCGGCCACGAGCAGGTGCCGGGTGGTGTGGTCGCGCATGAGCGCGGTGCAGTCGAGCTCGGTGGTCGAGGGCGTGACGAGCGGCACGTCGGTCCGCATGGCTTGCCGGATGGGCAGCTCGGGGCGGAGGCCCTCGGCGAGCACGCGCGCCACCAGGTCGCGCTCGGTCACCACCCCCACCACGCGCCCGCCGTCCCGCACCGCGATGGCCCCGATGCCGCGCTCCGACATGAGGCGCGCCGCCTCCGCGCACGAGGCGCCGCCTTCCAGCGCGACCAGGTCGCGCACGACGTGGTTCTCGATCGTCGCCATGAGGCCTCCGGGGTGGTCAGGCGAAGGTAGTGCGGCGAGCTGCCGCGCTTCCACTCTCAGCGAGAGCTCTGGTGGGGTCCTCCCCGGGCGGGCGCCCGAGCGGGGGAATAAGAGAGAGCCGATGAGGAAGTCCGCCCGAGTCCTGGCGATCCTGGCCGCCGCGGCCTGCAGCGACCCGAACGACCCCAAGGCGCTCCGCAACCTCGGGGAGGAGTGCGTGGGGTGTCACACCCCCGGGAAGAAGGCGGGCCGCTGGCCCTTCACCGCGGGCGGGACGGTCTACCGGACCGCCGGCGACGACCCCGCGCCCGGCCTCGAAGGCGTCCAGGTGACGATCGAGGACGCGCGCGGGAAGGTGGTGAGGCTCTCCACCAACCGGGCCGGGAACTTCTGGACCTCCGAGCCGCTGGCGTTCCCGGTGGCGGTGGAGCTGCAGCGGGAGGGCGCCGAGCGGAAGGCGAGCGTGCGCCGGGGACCGTGCGCCTCGGGGGAGTGCGACGCGTGTCACGCGCGGCCCGGGAAGCACGGCGCGCCCGGGCGGCTGTACGCGCCGAGGTAGCGGGGAGGGCCCGCGGGTCGCTCACCGGCTCCGCCGCACCGCCACCACCGCGTTCGGGATCTCCCACGGGATGGCCCGGTCCTCGGCGCCGGCGGCCTCGATCGCGCCGAGCCGCTCCACCTCGCGGCCGCCGCCGCGCACGAAGAGCTGCGCCTCCTTGCCGCCCTCCAGGTACATGGCGCGGCGGAGGTCGATGGGGAGCGCCAGCAGCGCGTCCACGAGGTCGTGCACGGGCCACGGCGAGCGCGCGTGGATGAACAGGACCCGGCCCTGCCCGTCCACCCCGAGCGCGGCGGAGCTCCACCGCCGCGGCTCGGGCGCCCACACGTTCTGGCGGTCGCAGGAGACGAGCCGGATGGACTGGATGAGCGTGCCGTACGGCGGCGGGAACAGGTCGAGCTCCCCGCAGGCGCCGTCGAGCAGGCGCACGGCCGGCAGGCCGGGCCTGACGGGGTCGAACGCGAGCAGCGCCTTGTAGCTGCGGGCGCGCCGCGGGTTGTTCTCGTGCAGGCGCGTCCGCATGAGCCCGACGCTGGTGAGCCCGTCCTGCTGGAACATGCCGGCGTTGATGGCCGCCGAGGCGCCGGCGCCGAGCGCCCACTGCTTCACCGTGTGCGGGCGGGCGTCGCTGGCGGAGGCGTTCACGAGCTTCAGCTCGAAGCGCGCCGGGTCGACGCGCGCGATCCAGATCTTGGCGTCCCCGGGCGCGCCCGCGGGGCCGGGGAAGGTGCCGAGCTCGAGGCCGGGCTCCATGGCGCTGAAGCCGGCGGTCTCCTGGCTCGCCGCCGGCGGCCCGGAGGCGCCGAAGCCGCCCGGCGTGGAGACGAGCAGCGCCAGCAGCGCGGGCGTGAGGCGACCAGCGAGGGGCACGCCGGCAGTATAGCCCGACCGGGCCGGCCTCCGCCCCCGGGCGCGCCGGCGGGGAGCTGGCCGGCCGTCCCGCGCTCCGCCCCGCGGGCGCGTCCGACCCCGCCGTAGGATGGGGCGATGCCGCGCCGGCTCGCCCTCGCCCTCGCCCTCCTCGTCGCCGCCGCCCCGGCGTCGGCGCGCTACCGCCACCGGCGCCGCGCCCCGCCGGCCTCGGTGCTCCTCGACGGCGCTCCGGCCCACGTGCGCTGGACCGACGGCGACACCTTCCGCTTCCTTGACGGTCCGTACGCGGGGCGGGCGGCGCGGCTCGACGGCTACAACGCCCTCGAGACCTTCGGCCCGGTCCACCGCTGGGGCGGCTGGTCCGGCGAGGAGCTGCTCGCCCTCGCGAAGGCGGCGGGGCCGGCCGCCGCGGCGCGCACCTGGCGCTGCGCCACCGGCGGCGCGGAGGATCGCTACCACCGCCTGCTCGTCGCGTGCCCCGACGCGGCCGCCGAGCTGGTGGGGTCCGGGCTCGCCATGGTCTACGCGGTCGATCGCCCCGCCGAGCCGCGCCTGCTCGCGCTGCAGCGCGAGGCGCAGCGCCGCGGGCTCGGCATGTGGGCGAAGGGCGTCCCGCCGGCGATCCCGACCAGCTTGCACTCGATCGAGGAGAACGGCGGCGGCCCCACCTACGACCGCGTCGTGGACACCCGCAGCGGGGCGGCGCGGCCGCAGGCGCACCGCCGCGCCTACCGGACCTGCGAGGAGGTGTGCACCGGCGCCGGCGCCGGCCGCGCCTGCATGGTCTACGTGCCGTTCGAGCGCCGCTACCGCCACCGGCCGGCCTGCCTCGCGCCGCGGGGGCGCTAGAAGAAGCTGTCGCCGCCGCGCCGGCCGCGTATCATCGCGCGATGCGGACCCTCGCGCTCCTCGCCCTCCTCGCCGCCGCGCCCGCCTTCGCCGCCGACCGGTACGACCCCGCGCCGCCGCGCGACGCCGGCGCGCGCCAGGACCCGTTCCGCGACACCGCCCGCATGCCGTGGCTGGGCCTGCGGCTGGGCGGCGTCGTCGGCCTCGGCTCGTCCAGCGGCGGGCAGCCGGGCGGCGGCGGCGGCGGCGCGTACGTGCTGTTCGACGCCCGCGACTTCCTCGCCGACCTGAACGGCGACATCTTCGTGGGCGACCACGTGCGCTTCTTCGCGCTGGGCCTGGGCGCGTACTACCCGTTCTCCCCCGGCAACGTGACGCCGTACCTCGGCGGCGGCTTCAAGGTGGGCTGGACCAAGTTCGGCGGCGACGGCGCGTTCGGCATGCTGCCGTACGGCGCGCTGGGCGTGCTCATGGGGCGGGAGGGCTTCGTCCAGCTCCGCGCCGAGCTCACCTACTTCCTCGCCACCAGCCGCGAGACGCGCCCCGGCGACCCCGGGCCCGGCACGCACGCCAACGGGCCGATGATGACGCTCGGGCTCGGGTTCTAGTGCTAGGCGCCTGGGCGGCCGCTCGGTAGACTCGCGGGATGCGACGACACGCTGCGCTCCTCTTGCTCGCCGTCACGGCAGCGGCCTGCTCGGGACAGGACGCCTCCTCTCCCAGCGGACGTGTCGGCGTGGTGGTCGGCACGTCGCCGCAGCGTGGCCCCTCGGACGCGTGGGTCACCATCGTGGAGTTCGGCGACTTCCAGTGTCCGTACTGCGGCGCTGAGGCGCCGGTCTTGACGCAGGTGCTGGCGGCGAACCCCGCCGACGTGCGCCTCGTCTACAAGCACTTCACGCTTTCGCAGCACGTCTACGCGCCCGGTGCCGCCATCGCGGCCGAGTGCGCCGCGGATCAGGGCAAGTTCTGGGAGATGTACGACCAGCTGTACGCGCACCAGGACCAGCTCGATCCCGCCCACCTGCCCGCGCTGGCCACGGCCGCGGGCGTCTCCGACATCACGACCTGGCAGGCGTGCCTCGGTACGCCCGCGCCGGCCGCTCGAGTCGCCGCCGACATGGCCGTCGTCGCTCAGCTCAACCTCCCCGGTACGCCCACGCTCGTCATCAATGGCGATGAGTACTTTGGCGCGTTCAGCTACGACCAGCTGGCGCCGATCGTCGCCGCCGCGCTCCGGAAGGCCGAACAGAGCGGCATCCCGCGCGCGGACTACTACGCGAAGGCCGTGCTCGGGCAGTAGCCCGCCCCCCCCACAGAGCCGTGCGCCATCCCCGTACGCGCCCCATGCTGCGCGCTCACGGAGGCGGACGATGGGCACGACGATCTCGTTCCCGCGCACCTCGGGCGGCACGGCCCAGGGTTACCTGGCCGAGGCAAAGGACCCGAAGGCGCCCGGGGTGGTGGTGATCCAGGAGTGGTGGGGGGTGCAGGGGCAGATCAAGGCCACCTGCGACCAGCTTGCGAAGGACGGCTTCACCGCGCTCGCACCCGACCTCTACGGCGGCAAGGTGGTGCCGTACCACGACGCCGCCGCGGCCAGCGCCGCCATGAAGGCGCTCGACTTCAAGGCGGCGACGGCCGAGGCGGTGCGCGGCGCGGCGCAGCGGCTCGCGCAGCGCGGCGGGAAGGTCGGCCTCACCGGCTTCTGCTTGGGCGGCGCGGTCACCGTCATCGGCGCCGCCACCCTCCCCGAGCTCTCCGCGGCGGTCTGCTTCTACGGCCTGCCCCCCGCGGACGTCGCCTCCGGGAAGGACGTGAAGGTCCCGCTCCAGTGCCACTTCGCGGCGCACGACGACTGGGTCACGCCCGCCTTCGCGGACGCCTTCGAGCAGCAGCTCCGGGCGGCGGGCAAGACCTACGAGGTGTACCGCTACCCGGGGCACCACGCCTTCATGAACTCGGACCGCAAGGAGGTCCACGACGCGGCGGCGGCGAAGCTGGCGTGGGAGCGGTGCCTCGCGTTCTTCCGGAAGTACCTGGGGTGACCTCGACGCGAGGGCGCTCCCGCGGCCCTCACCGCACCTCGACCCGCTGCTCCCGCGCGCTCCACTCGTAGAAGCCGAGCGGCGCGCGGCCGCCGTTGTCCCACGCGTCGCCGGCGTGGAAGGCGAGCTCGATCGCCTCCACCGGCGCGCCGGTCGGGACGGCGATGACGCCCACGAAGCGGCCCGGCGCCGCCCGCGTGAGGCGCACGTCGCGCGTCTCCGACCACGGCCGCCCCCCGGCGCGCAGCGTGCCGGTGCGCGCGAGCACGCCGTCCTCGGCCGCGGCCAGCGGGCCCTCGTAGGCGAGGTGCAGCTCGCCCGCGCCGTTGCCCGTGCCCTTCCAGCTCACCGCCAGGTTGAC contains:
- a CDS encoding tetratricopeptide repeat protein, whose amino-acid sequence is MRVACPACHSEYNIDERRVPPGGLNVRCPKCQGAFPVRPPQGGTAAVALPGAVAPRTVPLPAPGPSAAAQASSPFEAPFSAAPPEAPAAPRMTALFDSPFAAPSPQPEPAPAAAAGRPALAFGEVDLGGGGSGLGKADEPFPFDDAAPDAVPDGGTPAAFALPHDPFSAPPDEPFAAAAAAVPEVAEAEPESPAVGAFAPPPPAEPPAGGDDLEMLFDEGAAARAASAPAAAPPQVAPPPPPPPQPSGGYLVRRRSGKVFGPFDEPAIVEMLGKGELLGNEDVSPDGGQTFTALGSVPPLAEAMRRFMGGPAPAAPAPARAAPRLAKAAGARGSELAGKLRAFAAAQRPLPWIAGAAAVALLGLGAATALTPHGAFFYRDLLGRRGANGPVPKLLADARAKLAEDRLTSGAAALDLAQRALATEPSDPAAQAGLVYVATVLARRDGAPPQALERARALLPGLAARAAEDPLAAEAVVSAALLAGGRPPEAALLRLQQHLAKEPADPEALAVLGDAALARRDFAQAAALYGRLDAARPGTARASHALGVVAAARGDAAAARPRFEAALARDARHLASSVELARLALAQGDYPAVREATARVLAPEAQAEAGPLLRARAHLLAGEAMQRALGEDVERGLAASEQELEAATREAPGDVEARLALAAFEGDHGTPEKALAALGPPGSKDPRLAAAQARALAAQGRVLDAVTALDLALADAAGDARLLFAKGLVLWQSGKRPEGEKLWAEATARDPSAWEPHLALGRALLAGGELDRAEKELALALEKEPRLAASHAARADLLLARGDLPAAEAEYRQALALDASGAAALLGLAQVADRRGEAAAARAGLERALRIEPRLAAAQAAYGDLLWRAGDRAGARKALAQAATLDSRDARARGRLGAVELELGEVDAALSDLLAASNLDVGSAEIRGWYGRALVAKRELPAAVEQLRKAIELEPGRAEHQLQLGQALEKQGNPSEAVDAYRAAQALAPDRLEPYELLAGVYAAQNRCAEALPLLEKGLKLAPKEQRLRVAAGDCKARLGHHAEAVALFQRALQEDPSQVGLYYRIGEAERAAGRSREALPWFERAARAEPKNAMPNYYLGFAYKERGQRARAVEAFRAYLAARPDADDRADIEREIEDLGGKP
- a CDS encoding TolC family protein; this encodes MTPYALMASLLLAQAPAPAPAPTPAPTPAPTAPGSAAPAAPAAAPAPASEGLQALPTLTLEEALREAQAKNLDLRVARERLEQSRELHAKAWSAYLPQVVATGAFTHYDVPDVTFATPTGYDIRTVGTPAVDPNPGLPGTPSPYALVPTGMENILIQKQNQLAAQVQATQALFAPQAWFGIAAANAGERLSAHNVEGARRDILFGAAQAYYGAASLKQVVIIDQRQLAIALDHERDARVRYDAGTTPKVSLLRAQIDRSRAEQDLKRAQNGYQGARVSLATLLGRERADFEVDVPPAPQLPPNPASLEEDALRLRPDVLATREQVNVAENNRSGTLTRYLPSVGAFARWQYANVTGFTGKTTSWAVGLQASWTILDGFLRESDLRENASKVREAEAARESTALKARDEVERARLDLDSAVANRQKAKEQLELSRENQKLVDVNYKAGAATYLEVSDANLALLTAELSQVNESLNADLAALRLLKAAGQFDPK
- a CDS encoding GAF domain-containing protein, which encodes MPAPTPPPPGTPPESSALPTLDDDVPADVPSVPLSQAERAARALADGRREVEPFEIQLLTDALDYRATLRTVAAAFVPRFADWGFIHLVDEAGIPRRVKVAHADPAKADLAAKFRSVAPGPGWATLTAQSIRDGAPRLVRDVSEEVLRWAAHDERHLAALQALAPHSMLVLPLQARDRIIGGVTLMRAAQPARFAEDDLVAAQKLTVPAALALDNARSIAAERFARDRAAESADVERHARIEAERALVGLKRLQALVISLSAPLLPEAVGRLVFDNGLAALGAKTGTLALAVGDGEEELSIAYAYGWPKELLEQWRTFRVDAHSLVAEAYRTRAPLWIESFEALSQVYPSVVELPRARGEQAWAAVPLLADGRAVGALGLGFGQARRLDDSERELVLALAAMAAQAVARAAARGR
- a CDS encoding GGDEF domain-containing protein, with the protein product MPEKRPALVEQTFTTPVRPEAPAEQRPYLLVLSGPQFGEVFAIPAGRELVLGRSADADVQLFDDGVSRRHASLTAREREARLADLGSANGTWIGGERVKEAVLQDGGRFQVGAHTTLKFVLSDHVEAEYQHKLAQGALHEPLTGLYNRRHFMERLSAELSSAQRHARPLALLLVDIDHFKRVNDAHGHAAGDEVLKAVANVLQGAVRKEDVLARFGGEEFVVLSRETPLSGAKTLAERIRRAVERARLRLEGKEKDVAVTVSVGVTVSFGLTKFEPGRTEQQLLAAVERALHRAKQNGRNTVVAAPAVGP
- a CDS encoding CBS domain-containing protein; the protein is MATIENHVVRDLVALEGGASCAEAARLMSERGIGAIAVRDGGRVVGVVTERDLVARVLAEGLRPELPIRQAMRTDVPLVTPSTTELDCTALMRDHTTRHLLVAERGEVVGIISMRDVIRLMLDEKEWLIGQLHTFIDGRDFPAAAAG
- a CDS encoding phosphodiester glycosidase family protein, producing the protein MPLAGRLTPALLALLVSTPGGFGASGPPAASQETAGFSAMEPGLELGTFPGPAGAPGDAKIWIARVDPARFELKLVNASASDARPHTVKQWALGAGASAAINAGMFQQDGLTSVGLMRTRLHENNPRRARSYKALLAFDPVRPGLPAVRLLDGACGELDLFPPPYGTLIQSIRLVSCDRQNVWAPEPRRWSSAALGVDGQGRVLFIHARSPWPVHDLVDALLALPIDLRRAMYLEGGKEAQLFVRGGGREVERLGAIEAAGAEDRAIPWEIPNAVVAVRRSR
- a CDS encoding thermonuclease family protein is translated as MPRRLALALALLVAAAPASARYRHRRRAPPASVLLDGAPAHVRWTDGDTFRFLDGPYAGRAARLDGYNALETFGPVHRWGGWSGEELLALAKAAGPAAAARTWRCATGGAEDRYHRLLVACPDAAAELVGSGLAMVYAVDRPAEPRLLALQREAQRRGLGMWAKGVPPAIPTSLHSIEENGGGPTYDRVVDTRSGAARPQAHRRAYRTCEEVCTGAGAGRACMVYVPFERRYRHRPACLAPRGR
- a CDS encoding DsbA family protein — protein: MRRHAALLLLAVTAAACSGQDASSPSGRVGVVVGTSPQRGPSDAWVTIVEFGDFQCPYCGAEAPVLTQVLAANPADVRLVYKHFTLSQHVYAPGAAIAAECAADQGKFWEMYDQLYAHQDQLDPAHLPALATAAGVSDITTWQACLGTPAPAARVAADMAVVAQLNLPGTPTLVINGDEYFGAFSYDQLAPIVAAALRKAEQSGIPRADYYAKAVLGQ
- a CDS encoding dienelactone hydrolase family protein, whose protein sequence is MARSATTSWRRSSPPRSGRPNRAASRARTTTRRPCSGSSPPPPQSRAPSPYAPHAARSRRRTMGTTISFPRTSGGTAQGYLAEAKDPKAPGVVVIQEWWGVQGQIKATCDQLAKDGFTALAPDLYGGKVVPYHDAAAASAAMKALDFKAATAEAVRGAAQRLAQRGGKVGLTGFCLGGAVTVIGAATLPELSAAVCFYGLPPADVASGKDVKVPLQCHFAAHDDWVTPAFADAFEQQLRAAGKTYEVYRYPGHHAFMNSDRKEVHDAAAAKLAWERCLAFFRKYLG